CCTCGCTGTTCATCATGTTGCGGCGCAAGCGAGTTGCCGGGGTGGCTCGCGGGCCGGTATGGCGGCTGATGGGCATCATCTTCGCCACCATGTTCTGCCTGCAGTTCGCCCCCACCAAGTGGGTGCACCACTTCGGCCTGTTCGCCGCGGTGGGGGCCGCGATGGCCGCGGTGGCGACTGTGCTGGCCGGGCCTGCGGTGCTGCGTTCGGCGCGTAATCGGATGGCGTTCACCGCGGCGGTGCTGTTCGTGCTCGCCTTGTGCTTCGCCAGCACCAACGGCTGGTGGTACGTGTCCAGCTACGGGGTGCCGTTCAACAACGACAAACCCGCCATCGGTGGAATCACCGTGAGCGCCATCTTCTTTGCGCTGTTTGTGCTCGCCGCACTGTGGGGGTTCTGGCTGCATTTCCGGCCCGGGAACGAGGGCCGGCTGACCCGGGCCCTCACCGCGGCTCCGGTACCGATCGCGGCCGGCCTCATGGTGGTGGTGTTCGTCGGTTCGATGCTCTACGGCGTGGTGCGCCAGGAGGGCACCTACTCCAACGCGTCCTCGAACCTGCGCGCGTTCGCCGGCGGCTGCGGCCTGGCCGACGATGTGCTGGTCGAACCCGACACCAACGACGGTTTCCTGACCCCCGCCCCGGGCGACTACGGCCCACTGGGGCCGCTCGGCGGCACCGGACCGACCGGGTTCACCCCGAACGGCGTGCCGGACCATATTGTCGCCGAAGCGATTCGGATCACCGTGCCGATGCCGGGAATCGATGCCGACTGGAACGCCCCGGTTCAGCTGAAGACGCCGGGCGTCAACGGCTCGACGGTTCCGCTGCCCTACGGGCTCGACCCGGCCCGGGTGCCGCTGGCCGGCAGCTACGCACCGGGCCCCGCGCAGCAGGAGAGCAAGCTGGCCTCGGCCTGGTACCAGTTGCCCGCTCCGGACGACGCCCACCCGCTGGTCGTCGTCACGGCGGCCGGAACCATCACCGGCAACAGCATTTTCAACGGCCGCACCGAGGGACAGACCGTCGAGCTGGAGTACGGACGCACCGGACCCGACGGCGCCCCGGTGCCCGCCGGCCGTGTGGTGCCGTATGACCTGGGACCGATCCCGTCCTGGCGCAACCTGCGGTTCGACCGCAGCGAGATCCCGGCCGACGCCACGTACATCCGCGTCATCGCCGAGGACAAGTCACTGACCCCCGGCGACTGGATCGCGGTCACCCCGCCCCGGGTTCCCGAGGTCAAGACCGTGCAGGAGTACATCGGCTCGCAACAACCGGTACTGATGGACTGGGCTGTGGGCCTTGCCTTCCCGTGCCAGCAGCCGATGCTGCACGCCAACGGCGTCACCGAGATCCCGAAGTTCCGGATCACCCCGGACTACAACGCCAAGATGAAGGACACCGACACCTGGGAGGACGGCATCAACGGCGGCCTGCTGGGCATCAGCGACGTGCTGCTCCGCCAGCACGTGATGGCCACGTACCTGAACAAGGACTGGGGCCGCGACTGGGGCTCGCTGCGCAAGTTCGACACCATCGTCGAAGCGGCTCCCGCCGAGATCGAGCTGGGGACGGCCACGCACTCCGGGCTGTACAAGCCGGGGAGGATCCGCATCAAGCCGTAACCCGGCTTGCACCGCGTCGTTTTCGACGTGGGGGTTGTTCCGCCGAAAGTAGAACAGCCCTCACGTCGAAATCGACGTTGGCTGATTCCGCCGCTCCGCGCGTCAGTCGATGCGCCGCTCCGCGCGTCAGTCGATGCGCCGCTCCGCGGCGGTGACAAGCTTGCGGGACAACGTCCCCAGCACCACCCGGAGCACCAGCCAGTAGCCCCACCCGACCACGCGCCAACGGGTTTCGTAGCGCCCCCGCCACGTCACGTCGGTGCCGTCGGGGCCGTCGGTGAATGTCACTTCGGCCTGGTAATCGCGGATCGGGCCGTCGGCCAGCATGGTGTACCCGTGACGGCGGCCCGGTTCGTGGATGGTGGTCATCTCGCGGGCCGGCTTCCGGCGGGTGCCCACGGCCCGGATCGCCCCGACCCCACCGTCGTCGGCCGGACCCCGCGACTCCCATGCCGAGTAGGCGATCAGCGGTGACGCCCACTCGGACCACCGGGATCCGTCGGACACGATGTCGAACAAAGTCTGCGGGGACGCCGTGGAGCGCCGGCGGATGACGCATTCGTAGCGGTTCACGGTTCGCGACTTTAACAGAACGGTGTTCTATTATGTGGAAATGCCGGAATCCGCCGTCCCTTTCGCGCGTGCGCGCAGCGCCGCCCAGCGTCAGGATCGAATGACCCAGTTGGTCGCCGCCACACGGGAATGCCTGGCCCGGACACCCGCCGCGACACTGACATTGGGGGATGTGGCCACGGCGGCCGGCCTGGCGAAGTCGGGCATCCTCCGGTACGCCGGCTCACGCGAGGCACTGCTGCTGCGGGTGATGTACGACGAACACCTGGCCTGGATCGACGCCTTGGCCGGCGAACTGAACACCACCACGGTCGCTGCCGCTCTGGCTCACACCCTGGCCGTGCGGCCGGTGCTGTGTGACCTCATCGCCGCCTCACCCGTCCTCATCAACCGGCTCAGCCCCGACGATCTGCGCGTGCTGCTGACCCAGGCCGACGACGCGCAACAACGGCTCGGCGCGGCCCTGCGGCCATCGCTGCCCCTGTCCGACGTACAACTCGGATCGCTGACGGCGGCCATCCATGCATTTACCGGAACAGCCTGGGCCTGGACGCGGCCCGGTACGGCCGGACACAACACGATGGTCACCGATTTCGAATCCACGGTGGGCCGACTGCTCGGCATCTTCATCGCCGGCCTGCGGCACTGAGCTTTTCAGCTGCGCAGCTGGGCCAACGCCCGGGCCGCGGCGTTGGCCCCGCACATTCCGTGCGCACCCGGCCCCGGCGGCGTGGCGGCCGAGCAGATGTACATGCCGGGAATCCCGACGTCATACGGCGCCAGGGTGGGCCGAGGGCCGAACACCAACTGGCGGATGTCCTTGGCACCGGTACAGATATCCCCGCCGACGTAGTTCGGGTTGTACACCGACATCTCGGTGGTCGAACGCACCGCGGTCGCGACGACCCGGTCGGAGAAGCCCGGTGCGAACCGCTCGAACTGCGCGATGACGGCATCGGTGGCATCACCGGTATAGCCCTGCGGCACATGGGCGTACGCGTAGACGGGATTGATCTCCCCCGCGGAGCGGCCCGGATCGGCCAGATACTGCTGGCCCACCAGGACGAACGGACGACGCGGCATGCGTCCGGCATGGATCTCGCGTTCGGTGGCGGCGATCTCGTCGAAGTCGCCGCCGAGGTGCACGGTGCCGGCCCGGCCCACCTCGGGATTGGTCCACGGAACCGGGCCGCGCACCGCGAAATCCACCTTGAATGCGCCTGGGCCGTAACGGAATCGGCGGAAGCCACGGGCGGCCCGGCGCGGCAGCCGGTCACCCAGAATGTCGGCGACGGCGGTCGGGGCCAGATCGAACATGGTGATGTCCGCGGCAGGCAATTGGCCGGCGGTGGTCACTCGAACCCCGGTGTGCACCTTGCCGCCGAAGTGAGTCAGCGCCGCGACCAAAGCGTCGGTGATGGCCTGCGAACCGCCTTCGGCGACAGCCCACCCGTGCCGGTGCCCGCCCGTGAGGATACCCAGCCCGATCGCCGACGTCATCGGATAGTGCAACGGCCGGAAGGTATGGGCCGCAACACCTCCGAACAATGCCCGGGCGGCCGGCGTCCGGAAGATCCGGGCGAACACCGAGGCGGGCAATACCGTGGGCGCCCCGAATCGGGCCAGCGCGAACGGATGTGCCGGGATGCGCAACAGCGGGCCCATGATGTCTTGCGAAAGCGTGTCGAACCGCGCCGCGGGGCCGCCGAACACGGCCTGCCAGCGGGCACCGTCCGCACCGAGCCCGGCCGCGGTCTGCTCGACACTGCGATACAGCAGGCCGGCGTCACCGTCGTCGAGCGGGTGAGCACAGTCGATTTCGGGCCAGCGCCAGCGCAATCCATGGCGCTCGAGGTCCAGGCCGGCGAGGAACGCTGACCCCACCGCCATCGGGTGAATCGCCGCGCAATGGTCGACGACGACGCCATCGAGAGTCCCGGAGCGCACCCCACCGCCGATTTCGTCGGTCGCCTCCAGCACGGTGACCTCGTGGCCCGCCCGGGCCAGCACGATGGCGGCCGCGAGCCCGTTTGGTCCGCTCCCCACCACGACGGCGGTGCTCATAGGCGATCCCCTTTCGCCCTCAGACTAACCAGCCGAGCAGCCAGCCAACTCACGCGGCCTGTGGACAACTTGTGGATAGTTTCCGCCGACTTCGGTATCACCACTGTTCACGGGCGGTGATTTCGAATTACACGCTTGTGAGTAAGGCTGTGCGTTTGCCGGCCACCGCAAACTGTGGCGGTCCACGCCGCCGGTTACAGCGGGAGCAGGCCGTGCTTGCGCTGTACCTTGGGGCCGTTCTGCTTGTCCCGCAACAGCTTCAGGGACTTACGCAGGAGCAACCGCGTCTCGTGCGGCTGGATCACACCGTCGATGTAGCCGCGCTCGGCAGCGATCCACGGCGTGGCCATGTTGTCGTTGTAGCCCTTGATGAAGTCGGCGCGGATCTTCTGCACCTCGGGCGCGGTGGGATCCGGGAACCGCTTGACCAGCAGCTGGGCCGCACCCTCGGCGCCGATGACCGCGATACGTGCGGTCGGCCAGGCGTAGTTCAGGTCGGCTGTCAGCTGCTTGGAGCCCATCACCGCGTATCCGCCGCCGTAGGCCTTGCGGATGATGACGGTCACCTTCGGCACATCGGCCTCGACGATGGCGTTGAAGAACCGGCCGCCGCGCTTGATGATGCCGCCGGTCTCCTCCGCGACACCGGGCA
The genomic region above belongs to Mycolicibacterium sp. HK-90 and contains:
- a CDS encoding NAD(P)/FAD-dependent oxidoreductase, whose product is MSTAVVVGSGPNGLAAAIVLARAGHEVTVLEATDEIGGGVRSGTLDGVVVDHCAAIHPMAVGSAFLAGLDLERHGLRWRWPEIDCAHPLDDGDAGLLYRSVEQTAAGLGADGARWQAVFGGPAARFDTLSQDIMGPLLRIPAHPFALARFGAPTVLPASVFARIFRTPAARALFGGVAAHTFRPLHYPMTSAIGLGILTGGHRHGWAVAEGGSQAITDALVAALTHFGGKVHTGVRVTTAGQLPAADITMFDLAPTAVADILGDRLPRRAARGFRRFRYGPGAFKVDFAVRGPVPWTNPEVGRAGTVHLGGDFDEIAATEREIHAGRMPRRPFVLVGQQYLADPGRSAGEINPVYAYAHVPQGYTGDATDAVIAQFERFAPGFSDRVVATAVRSTTEMSVYNPNYVGGDICTGAKDIRQLVFGPRPTLAPYDVGIPGMYICSAATPPGPGAHGMCGANAAARALAQLRS
- a CDS encoding SRPBCC family protein — translated: MNRYECVIRRRSTASPQTLFDIVSDGSRWSEWASPLIAYSAWESRGPADDGGVGAIRAVGTRRKPAREMTTIHEPGRRHGYTMLADGPIRDYQAEVTFTDGPDGTDVTWRGRYETRWRVVGWGYWLVLRVVLGTLSRKLVTAAERRID
- a CDS encoding arabinosyltransferase domain-containing protein — its product is MSTTDIAADKKVQVTRWVAMIAGLIGFLCAVATPLLPVVQTTATLNWPQQGQLNNVTAPLISQTPVSMTVTVPCEVIRSLPPEGGMVLGTAPKEGRQAALNALFVNVNSKRVDITDRNVVIASVTREKANSPACDRIEITSSEAGTFATFVGLTGADGGQERSDSGNDEAKELRTGFADPNLRPQILGVFTELSGPAPQGLSLAATIDTRFTSKPTPLKLIAILLGIAATVVAVLALWRLDRLDGRRMHHLIPSRWRTFTAVDVVVVGGFLTWHIIGANSSDDGYQLQMARVADHAGYMSNYFRWFGSPEDPFGWYYNLLALMTHVSDSSIWMRLPDLICGIVCWILLSREVLPRLGPAVIASKPALWAAGLVLLAAWMPFNNGLRPEGQIATGALITYVLIERAIISGRLTPAALAIISAAFTLGIQPTGLIAVAALLAGGRPLLRILVRRHRTLGVWPLVLPLLAAGTVILCVVFADQTFATVLEATRIRTAIGPAQEWYTENLRYYYLILPTVDGSLSRRFGFMITALSLFASLFIMLRRKRVAGVARGPVWRLMGIIFATMFCLQFAPTKWVHHFGLFAAVGAAMAAVATVLAGPAVLRSARNRMAFTAAVLFVLALCFASTNGWWYVSSYGVPFNNDKPAIGGITVSAIFFALFVLAALWGFWLHFRPGNEGRLTRALTAAPVPIAAGLMVVVFVGSMLYGVVRQEGTYSNASSNLRAFAGGCGLADDVLVEPDTNDGFLTPAPGDYGPLGPLGGTGPTGFTPNGVPDHIVAEAIRITVPMPGIDADWNAPVQLKTPGVNGSTVPLPYGLDPARVPLAGSYAPGPAQQESKLASAWYQLPAPDDAHPLVVVTAAGTITGNSIFNGRTEGQTVELEYGRTGPDGAPVPAGRVVPYDLGPIPSWRNLRFDRSEIPADATYIRVIAEDKSLTPGDWIAVTPPRVPEVKTVQEYIGSQQPVLMDWAVGLAFPCQQPMLHANGVTEIPKFRITPDYNAKMKDTDTWEDGINGGLLGISDVLLRQHVMATYLNKDWGRDWGSLRKFDTIVEAAPAEIELGTATHSGLYKPGRIRIKP
- a CDS encoding TetR family transcriptional regulator; protein product: MPESAVPFARARSAAQRQDRMTQLVAATRECLARTPAATLTLGDVATAAGLAKSGILRYAGSREALLLRVMYDEHLAWIDALAGELNTTTVAAALAHTLAVRPVLCDLIAASPVLINRLSPDDLRVLLTQADDAQQRLGAALRPSLPLSDVQLGSLTAAIHAFTGTAWAWTRPGTAGHNTMVTDFESTVGRLLGIFIAGLRH